In Nicotiana tabacum cultivar K326 chromosome 2, ASM71507v2, whole genome shotgun sequence, the following proteins share a genomic window:
- the LOC107830800 gene encoding F-box protein PP2-A15-like, producing the protein MGASLSSLTENETTGPGLGDIPENCVACVFMYLTPPEICNLARLNRAFRGAASSDAVWNSKLPSNYHHLLDLLPLREKINEGLSKKDIFALLSRPVPFDDGNKEVWLDRICGRICMSISTKAMLITGVEDRRHWNWFPTEESRFHVVAYCQQVWWFEVSGSVKFPFPPDVYMLTFRVHLGKFYKRLGRRVCNFEHTHGWDLGPVRYELTTSDGQHAVSEYFIHDIEQDDTNGNIKRGKWIEYQVGEFIVSRSDPATEVRFSMKQIDCTHSKGGLCVDSVSIAPSDLKGCRRKGVFKYQ; encoded by the exons ATGGGCGCATCATTGTCGAGCTTAACGGAGAACGAAACGACGGGACCAGGACTCGGTGACATACCGGAAAATTGCGTGGCATGCGTTTTTATGTACCTTACCCCACCGGAAATTTGTAATTTAGCTAGGCTTAACCGCGCGTTTCGTGGCGCCGCATCTTCTGATGCCGTTTGGAATTCTAAACTTCCGTCTAATTACCACCACCTGCTCGACCTTTTGCCTCTGAGGGAAAAAATAAACGAGGGTCTTTCAAAGAAAGACATATTTGCCCTCCTATCTCGTCCTGTTCCATTTGATGATGGCAATAAG GAAGTATGGTTGGATAGAATTTGTGGAAGGATTTGCATGTCTATCTCAACGAAAGCAATGCTGATAACTGGTGTTGAAGACAGGAGACATTGGAACTGGTTTCCCACAGAAGAGTCAAG GTTCCATGTTGTGGCGTATTGCCAGCAAGTATGGTGGTTTGAAGTAAGCGGTTCAGTGAAGTTTCCATTTCCACCGGATGTATACATGCTAACATTCAGGGTCCACCTTGGGAAATTTTACAAGAGACTTGGTCGACGTGTTTGCAACTTTGAGCACACTCATGGATGGGATTTAGGGCCAGTGCGATATGAACTGACTACATCTGATGGACAGCATGCAGTGAGTGAGTACTTCATACATGATATCGAGCAAGATGATACAAATGGAAATATAAAACGTGGCAAATGGATAGAGTACCAGGTGGGTGAATTTATAGTCAGTAGGTCAGACCCTGCAACTGAAGTTAGATTTTCAATGAAACAGATCGATTGCACACATTCCAAAGGCGGGCTTTGTGTAGATTCTGTATCAATTGCCCCAAGTGATCTGAAAGGGTGTCGAAGAAAAGGGGTCTTCAAGTATCAGTAA